In Aliidongia dinghuensis, one genomic interval encodes:
- a CDS encoding trans-sulfuration enzyme family protein produces MASLRNDDHPATKIAQALGDIEPITKSVTPPLYPASTYQRDPDNQYRNGRVYARPHNPTFETAERLLTALEGGAASLLFSSGMAAATATFLALKPGDHVVAPEVMYWGLRNWLKGAATEWGLAFSFVDATDTQAFARALAPGRTKLVWLETPTNPTWGISDIAAIAKLAHDAGARVAVDSTVATPILTRPIELGADLVMHSGTKYLNGHSDLIAGTLTTAREDEYWERIKAVRSNVGAILGTFEAWLLQRGMRTLHLRVERASQSALKIAQHFAHHPLVAEVLYPGLPEFPGHALAARQMTGGFGGMLSIRTKGGEAAAVAVAAETRLWKRATSLGGVESLIEHRRSVEGPTSPVPHDLLRLSVGIEHADDLIADMEQALAIAHR; encoded by the coding sequence ATGGCGAGCTTGCGCAACGACGACCATCCCGCGACCAAGATCGCCCAGGCGCTGGGGGACATCGAGCCGATCACCAAATCCGTGACGCCGCCGCTCTACCCGGCCTCGACCTACCAGCGCGATCCGGACAACCAGTACCGCAACGGCCGGGTCTATGCCCGCCCGCACAACCCGACGTTCGAGACGGCCGAGCGGCTCTTGACCGCGCTCGAAGGCGGGGCCGCGAGCCTGCTGTTCTCGTCCGGCATGGCGGCGGCGACCGCGACGTTCCTGGCCTTGAAGCCGGGCGATCATGTCGTGGCGCCCGAAGTCATGTACTGGGGCCTGCGCAACTGGCTCAAGGGCGCTGCGACCGAATGGGGCCTCGCCTTCAGCTTCGTCGATGCGACCGACACCCAGGCCTTCGCCCGTGCCCTGGCACCCGGCCGCACCAAGCTCGTCTGGCTCGAGACGCCGACCAACCCGACCTGGGGTATCAGCGACATCGCGGCCATCGCGAAGCTCGCTCATGACGCGGGCGCCCGCGTCGCCGTCGACAGCACGGTCGCGACGCCGATCCTGACCCGGCCGATCGAGCTTGGCGCCGACCTCGTCATGCACTCCGGCACCAAGTATCTCAACGGCCATTCCGACCTGATCGCCGGCACGCTGACCACCGCCCGGGAGGACGAGTACTGGGAGCGCATCAAGGCCGTGCGCTCCAACGTCGGCGCCATCCTCGGCACGTTCGAGGCCTGGCTCCTGCAGCGCGGCATGCGCACGCTGCATCTGCGCGTCGAGCGCGCGAGCCAGTCGGCGCTCAAGATCGCCCAGCACTTCGCCCATCACCCGCTGGTGGCCGAGGTGCTCTATCCTGGCCTGCCCGAGTTCCCGGGCCATGCGCTCGCGGCCCGGCAGATGACGGGCGGCTTCGGCGGCATGCTGTCGATCCGCACGAAAGGCGGCGAAGCGGCCGCCGTCGCGGTTGCGGCCGAGACGCGGCTCTGGAAGCGCGCGACGTCGCTGGGCGGCGTCGAAAGCCTGATCGAGCATCGCCGTTCGGTCGAGGGGCCGACGAGCCCGGTGCCGCACGACCTCTTGCGCCTGTCGGTCGGCATCGAGCATGCCGACGACCTGATCGCCGACATGGAGCAGGCGTTGGCGATCGCGCATCGATGA
- a CDS encoding DUF192 domain-containing protein: protein MPFLAALIAAVLLLASPIVRAQQPPLANFKHGELTITGDGGSHRFQVELATDNAQREQGLMFRQSMAADAGMLFIYDRAQPVAMWMRNTYIPLDMLFIAADGHIVNIRQRAVPHSEENIVSDGPVKAVLELNGGIVSRLGIKPGDLVKGPGLGD from the coding sequence ATGCCCTTCTTGGCCGCACTCATCGCGGCCGTCCTTCTGCTCGCTTCCCCGATCGTTCGGGCCCAGCAGCCGCCGCTCGCCAATTTCAAGCATGGCGAGCTCACCATCACCGGCGACGGCGGCAGCCATCGGTTCCAGGTCGAGCTCGCGACGGACAACGCGCAGCGCGAGCAGGGCCTGATGTTTCGGCAGAGCATGGCGGCGGACGCGGGCATGCTGTTCATCTACGACCGGGCCCAGCCGGTCGCCATGTGGATGAGGAACACCTACATCCCGCTCGACATGCTGTTCATCGCCGCCGACGGGCATATCGTGAATATCCGTCAGCGCGCGGTGCCGCATTCCGAGGAAAACATCGTCTCCGACGGACCGGTCAAGGCGGTGCTGGAGCTGAACGGCGGCATCGTCTCGCGCCTCGGCATCAAGCCGGGCGACCTGGTCAAGGGGCCGGGGCTGGGCGACTGA
- a CDS encoding aminotransferase-like domain-containing protein, with protein MNDDISSHRVRQVIEARIATLQPGARLPSVRELVGELRVSPLTVRAAVARLVAEGAIEARPGYGTFVTQGWATTTGGDFGWQTVALGAARADSRALEELVAVPPPGTIGLSTGYLPPDLQPTDDLARALARAASRPGVWDRLPLEGAEPLRAWFAAQAGGAFTPRDVLVCPGSKPAIAAAFRGLAAPGDAIAIESPSYIGAIATARAAGLRIVPVATDAEGVRPDLLAAALAASGARVFYCQPAHANPSGAMLSPGRRREVMEVIRAARAFLVEDDWARDLHFGAHPLPPPLASADPDGHVVYLRSLTKSAAPGLRVGALCARGAAFARLRSARSAEDFYVAGPLQEAALQFVTSPAWPRHLRRLHAALRERRDALVDAVRTHLGARALARVPDGGFHLWVRLPEGTDEADVGLRCHRDRLVVSPGRDWFPGEADGAYLRLTFAGAPPAVLERGTAALAAIVGAG; from the coding sequence ATGAATGACGATATCAGTAGCCATCGCGTCCGGCAAGTCATCGAAGCGCGAATCGCGACGCTCCAGCCCGGCGCGCGGCTGCCGTCGGTGCGTGAGCTGGTCGGCGAGTTGCGCGTGAGCCCGCTCACGGTGCGCGCCGCCGTAGCACGCCTCGTCGCCGAAGGAGCGATCGAGGCTCGGCCCGGCTACGGCACCTTCGTGACCCAAGGCTGGGCCACGACCACCGGCGGCGATTTCGGGTGGCAGACCGTGGCACTCGGCGCCGCGCGGGCGGATTCGCGCGCGCTCGAAGAGCTGGTCGCCGTGCCGCCGCCGGGCACGATCGGGCTTTCGACCGGCTATCTGCCGCCGGATCTCCAGCCGACAGACGATCTCGCCCGTGCGCTCGCCCGGGCCGCAAGCCGCCCCGGCGTGTGGGACCGCCTGCCGCTCGAAGGCGCCGAGCCGCTGCGCGCCTGGTTCGCGGCGCAAGCCGGCGGCGCGTTCACCCCGCGCGACGTGCTCGTCTGCCCCGGCAGCAAGCCCGCGATCGCTGCGGCATTTCGCGGCCTCGCCGCCCCCGGCGACGCCATCGCGATCGAGAGCCCGAGCTATATCGGCGCCATTGCCACGGCGCGCGCCGCGGGCCTCCGCATCGTGCCGGTCGCCACCGACGCCGAGGGCGTCCGGCCGGATCTGCTCGCAGCCGCGCTCGCCGCGTCGGGCGCCCGGGTCTTCTATTGCCAACCGGCGCACGCCAACCCGTCGGGCGCGATGCTGAGCCCCGGTCGGCGCCGCGAGGTGATGGAGGTGATCCGCGCTGCGCGCGCCTTTTTGGTCGAGGACGACTGGGCGCGCGACCTGCATTTCGGCGCGCACCCGCTGCCGCCGCCCCTCGCCTCGGCCGATCCGGACGGGCATGTCGTCTATCTGCGCTCGCTGACCAAATCGGCAGCGCCCGGCCTCCGCGTCGGCGCGCTCTGCGCGCGCGGTGCGGCGTTCGCCCGGTTGCGGAGCGCGCGCAGTGCGGAGGATTTCTACGTCGCCGGCCCCCTGCAGGAGGCGGCACTGCAGTTCGTCACTTCGCCGGCCTGGCCGCGCCATCTGCGTCGGCTGCATGCGGCACTCCGGGAGCGGCGCGACGCGCTGGTCGACGCTGTTCGTACCCATCTGGGTGCCCGGGCGCTCGCCCGGGTTCCGGACGGCGGCTTTCACTTGTGGGTGCGGCTGCCGGAGGGAACGGACGAGGCCGACGTGGGCCTGCGCTGCCATCGCGATCGCCTCGTCGTGAGCCCAGGACGCGACTGGTTTCCGGGCGAGGCGGACGGCGCCTATCTGCGCCTGACATTCGCCGGCGCGCCGCCTGCCGTGCTGGAGCGCGGCACCGCCGCCCTGGCCGCGATCGTCGGCGCGGGCTGA
- a CDS encoding DMT family transporter — protein MPHRTAGLFWGAVGVFAFSFSFPMTRLAVMEIDPTLVGLGRAVVAGLLAAVFLAVRRAPIPARALWPRLALVATGVVVGFPLFSSLALRLISSAHGAVITGLLPIATAIMAVLRAGERPSGGFWAAAALGLTAVVGFAIVQGAGRIEAGDGLVFLAVALGALGYAEGGALSRLMGGPQVICWALVLSLPVLLPVMAWRIAAVGWPQAGAASWAGFAYVALISMFLGFFAWYRGLALGGVAQVGQIQLAQPVLTLIWSALLLGEAVSGATLLAAGLVLSSVVLTQMSRVRR, from the coding sequence GTGCCGCACCGGACGGCCGGGTTGTTCTGGGGCGCCGTCGGCGTCTTCGCCTTCTCGTTCAGCTTTCCGATGACGCGGCTCGCCGTGATGGAAATCGACCCGACGTTGGTCGGGCTCGGGCGTGCCGTGGTTGCCGGGTTGCTGGCCGCCGTGTTTCTGGCCGTGAGGCGGGCACCGATCCCGGCGCGGGCGCTCTGGCCGCGGCTGGCGCTGGTGGCGACCGGCGTGGTCGTCGGTTTCCCTCTGTTCAGTTCGCTGGCGCTCCGGCTGATATCGTCGGCCCATGGCGCCGTCATCACCGGCCTGTTGCCGATCGCGACGGCGATCATGGCGGTGCTGCGCGCGGGCGAGCGGCCGTCCGGCGGCTTCTGGGCCGCCGCCGCCCTTGGCCTCACGGCCGTCGTCGGCTTCGCGATCGTGCAGGGCGCCGGCCGGATCGAGGCGGGCGACGGGCTGGTCTTCCTTGCGGTGGCGCTGGGCGCGCTCGGCTATGCCGAGGGCGGCGCGCTCTCACGCCTCATGGGCGGCCCGCAAGTCATCTGCTGGGCGCTCGTTCTGTCGCTGCCGGTGCTGCTGCCGGTGATGGCCTGGCGGATCGCGGCCGTGGGCTGGCCACAGGCCGGCGCCGCTTCCTGGGCGGGTTTCGCCTATGTCGCGCTCATCAGCATGTTCCTGGGCTTCTTCGCCTGGTATCGCGGCCTGGCGCTGGGCGGCGTGGCGCAGGTCGGCCAGATTCAGCTGGCCCAGCCGGTGCTGACGCTCATCTGGTCGGCGCTGCTGCTCGGCGAAGCCGTGTCGGGGGCGACGCTGCTGGCGGCCGGGCTCGTGCTGTCGAGCGTCGTGCTGACCCAGATGAGCCGGGTGCGGCGATAG
- the queG gene encoding tRNA epoxyqueuosine(34) reductase QueG, whose amino-acid sequence MAAADLKQTIVAKARALGFDVARVAPAELAERYRLAFDHFLAEGRQGDMDWLARTPERRTQPQGLWPEAKSILMLAANYGPAVDPMPRLGRRDRATISVYAQNRDYHDILKKRLKELGRFIADTTGTELKVFVDTAPVMEKPLAQAAGVGWQGKHTNLVARDWGSWLFLAEIYTTLELAPDAPETDHCGQCRRCLDICPTKAFPAPYTLDARRCLSYLTIEHKGPIPAEFRAAMGNRIYGCDDCLAVCPWNKFAEAATEPAFLPRAELTAPRLADLAALDDAGFREIFSGSPIKRIGRDRFVRNVLIAIGNSEDDALASAAEQLLDDMSPLVRGMAVWALGRLAPAQLAALAAHRAHETDEAVRGEWALALG is encoded by the coding sequence GTGGCCGCGGCTGACCTCAAGCAGACGATTGTCGCTAAGGCGCGGGCGCTGGGCTTCGACGTCGCGCGCGTGGCGCCGGCCGAACTCGCGGAGCGCTACCGGCTCGCCTTCGATCACTTCCTGGCCGAGGGCCGCCAGGGCGACATGGATTGGCTCGCCCGCACGCCCGAGCGCCGGACCCAGCCGCAGGGCCTATGGCCCGAGGCGAAATCGATCCTGATGCTGGCGGCCAACTACGGTCCGGCCGTCGACCCCATGCCCCGCCTCGGCCGGCGCGACCGGGCGACCATCTCGGTCTATGCCCAGAACCGCGACTATCACGACATCCTGAAGAAGCGCTTGAAGGAACTGGGCCGCTTCATCGCCGACACGACCGGCACCGAGCTCAAGGTCTTCGTCGACACCGCACCGGTCATGGAGAAACCGCTCGCCCAGGCAGCGGGCGTCGGTTGGCAGGGCAAGCATACCAATCTCGTCGCGCGCGACTGGGGCTCGTGGCTGTTTCTGGCCGAGATTTACACAACCCTCGAACTCGCCCCGGATGCGCCCGAGACCGACCATTGCGGCCAATGCCGGCGCTGCCTCGACATCTGCCCGACCAAGGCCTTTCCGGCGCCCTACACGCTCGATGCCCGGCGCTGTCTCTCGTACCTGACCATCGAGCACAAGGGGCCGATCCCGGCCGAATTCCGCGCGGCCATGGGCAACCGGATCTACGGCTGCGACGATTGCCTTGCCGTCTGCCCCTGGAACAAGTTCGCTGAAGCCGCGACTGAGCCCGCCTTCCTGCCGCGCGCGGAACTGACGGCGCCGCGCTTGGCCGACCTCGCCGCCCTCGACGACGCCGGCTTCCGCGAAATCTTCTCGGGCTCGCCGATCAAGCGCATCGGCCGCGACCGCTTCGTGCGCAATGTGCTGATCGCGATCGGCAATTCAGAAGATGACGCGCTGGCATCGGCGGCGGAACAGCTGCTCGACGATATGTCGCCGCTCGTACGCGGCATGGCGGTCTGGGCCTTGGGCCGGCTGGCGCCGGCGCAGCTCGCAGCATTGGCGGCGCATCGCGCTCATGAGACCGACGAGGCCGTGCGCGGCGAATGGGCGCTCGCGCTCGGCTGA
- the queF gene encoding preQ(1) synthase translates to MTETIYSGLTQLGQKTEQPASPEAAVLEKVPNPEPGTPYLVRFTAPEFTSLCPLTGQPDFAHLVIDYVPGPYLVESKSLKLYLTSFRNHGAFHEACTVGIAKRLVKEIEPQWLRIGGYWYPRGGIPIDVFYQTGEAPGGVWIPDQGVEPYRGRG, encoded by the coding sequence ATGACCGAGACGATCTACAGCGGCCTGACCCAGCTCGGCCAGAAGACCGAGCAACCCGCCTCGCCCGAGGCCGCCGTGCTCGAGAAGGTGCCGAACCCGGAGCCGGGCACGCCCTATCTCGTGCGCTTCACGGCACCCGAGTTCACCTCGCTCTGCCCGCTCACGGGCCAGCCGGACTTCGCCCATCTGGTCATCGACTATGTGCCGGGCCCGTACCTGGTCGAGAGCAAGTCGCTGAAGCTCTATCTGACGTCCTTCCGGAACCACGGCGCCTTCCACGAGGCCTGCACGGTCGGCATCGCGAAGCGCCTGGTCAAAGAGATTGAGCCGCAATGGCTCCGGATCGGCGGCTACTGGTATCCGCGCGGCGGCATCCCGATCGACGTGTTCTACCAGACCGGCGAGGCGCCCGGCGGCGTCTGGATCCCCGATCAGGGGGTCGAGCCCTACCGTGGCCGCGGCTGA
- the tgt gene encoding tRNA guanosine(34) transglycosylase Tgt: MTAPAFGFELLSTDGAARRGRVATAHGTIETPAFMPVGTAGTVKGLTPEAVAGTGAEILLGNTYHLMLRPTAERVERLGGLHTFMNWPKPILTDSGGFQVMSLNSLREMTEKGVTFRSHLDGTKYELTPERSIDIQRMLDADITMVLDECTPHPATREQTESSLGLSMRWAYRSKQAFRTRPGYGLFGIVQGGVYVDLRHRSVAALTDIGFDGYAVGGLAVGEGQEIMFQVLDGTVPALPTDRPRYLMGVGTPADLVGSVQRGIDMFDCVMPTRSGRTAQGFTRRGKVNLRNARHQDDPRPLDAECRCPACRNYSRAYLHHLFRSEEMLGPILLTWHNLTYYQDLMAGLRQAIERREVDDFAAAFHEVQGRGDIPAIE; this comes from the coding sequence ATGACCGCGCCCGCCTTCGGCTTCGAACTCCTCAGCACGGACGGCGCTGCGCGGCGCGGCCGGGTCGCCACCGCGCACGGCACGATCGAGACGCCGGCCTTCATGCCGGTCGGCACCGCCGGCACGGTCAAGGGCCTGACGCCAGAGGCCGTCGCCGGCACCGGCGCCGAGATCCTGCTCGGCAACACCTATCACCTGATGCTGCGCCCGACGGCCGAGCGGGTCGAGCGGCTGGGCGGCCTGCATACGTTCATGAACTGGCCGAAGCCGATCCTGACCGATTCGGGCGGGTTCCAGGTCATGTCGCTCAACAGCCTGCGCGAGATGACCGAGAAGGGTGTGACCTTCCGCTCCCATCTCGACGGCACCAAGTACGAGCTGACCCCGGAGCGCTCGATCGACATCCAGCGCATGCTCGACGCCGACATCACCATGGTACTCGACGAATGCACGCCGCACCCGGCGACGCGCGAGCAGACCGAGAGTTCGCTGGGTCTCTCCATGCGCTGGGCCTACCGCTCGAAGCAAGCCTTCCGCACGCGCCCGGGCTACGGCCTGTTCGGCATCGTGCAGGGCGGCGTCTATGTCGACCTCCGGCACCGCTCGGTCGCGGCCTTGACCGACATCGGCTTCGACGGCTACGCGGTCGGCGGGCTCGCCGTGGGTGAAGGCCAGGAGATCATGTTCCAGGTGCTGGACGGCACGGTGCCGGCGCTCCCGACCGATCGCCCGCGCTATCTCATGGGCGTCGGCACGCCTGCCGACCTCGTGGGCTCGGTCCAGCGCGGCATCGACATGTTCGACTGCGTCATGCCGACCCGGTCCGGCCGCACCGCCCAGGGCTTCACCCGGCGCGGCAAGGTCAATCTCCGCAACGCCCGGCACCAGGACGACCCGCGGCCGCTCGACGCGGAATGCCGGTGTCCTGCTTGCCGGAACTACAGCCGCGCCTATCTGCACCATCTGTTCCGGTCAGAGGAAATGCTGGGGCCGATCCTGCTCACCTGGCATAATCTGACCTATTACCAGGACCTGATGGCCGGCCTGCGCCAGGCGATCGAGCGGCGCGAGGTCGACGATTTCGCCGCCGCCTTCCACGAGGTGCAAGGCCGGGGCGACATTCCGGCGATCGAGTGA
- the queA gene encoding tRNA preQ1(34) S-adenosylmethionine ribosyltransferase-isomerase QueA, whose protein sequence is MRVDAFDFELPPDRIAQRPVEPRDAARLLCVTADAITDRQVRDLPDLLAPGDLLVFNDTRVVPARLVGRRGAATVSITLHQALALDTWLVFAKPGKRLRVGDRVEFADDFSAEVLEKRPAGDIALRFDRGGAALMTALHEHGRIPLPPYIRGGVADERDRSDYQTLFAREEGAVAAPTAALHFTEDLMAALAAKGIGSTMLTLHVGAGTFLPVKVEDTSDHVMHEELGVLTAETAERINRTRAAGGRIVAVGTTSLRLLESAAGDDGRVRPFEGGTRLFITPGYRFKAIDRLMTNFHLPRSTLFMLVAAFAGLERMQAAYVHARETGYRFYSYGDASLLDPETRP, encoded by the coding sequence ATGCGCGTCGATGCGTTCGACTTCGAGCTGCCGCCGGATCGGATCGCGCAGCGCCCGGTCGAACCGCGCGACGCGGCACGCCTGCTGTGCGTGACCGCCGACGCGATTACCGATCGCCAGGTGCGCGACCTGCCCGACCTGCTCGCCCCCGGCGACCTTCTGGTGTTCAACGATACGCGCGTGGTCCCCGCCCGCCTGGTCGGGCGCCGGGGTGCCGCCACCGTCTCGATCACGCTGCACCAGGCGCTGGCACTCGACACCTGGCTCGTGTTCGCAAAGCCAGGCAAGCGGCTGCGCGTCGGCGACCGGGTCGAGTTCGCGGACGATTTCTCGGCCGAGGTGCTGGAGAAGCGGCCGGCCGGCGACATCGCTCTGCGCTTCGACCGCGGCGGTGCCGCGCTCATGACGGCGCTGCACGAGCATGGCCGCATTCCGCTGCCGCCCTATATCCGCGGCGGCGTCGCCGACGAGCGTGACCGAAGCGATTATCAGACGCTGTTCGCCCGAGAGGAAGGCGCCGTCGCCGCCCCCACCGCCGCCCTCCATTTCACCGAAGACCTGATGGCGGCGCTCGCCGCGAAGGGCATCGGCTCGACCATGCTGACGCTCCATGTCGGTGCCGGCACGTTCCTGCCGGTCAAGGTCGAGGATACGAGCGACCATGTCATGCACGAGGAGCTGGGCGTGCTGACCGCCGAGACGGCGGAGCGCATCAACCGGACCCGAGCCGCCGGCGGTCGCATCGTCGCCGTCGGCACGACCAGCCTGCGCCTGCTCGAAAGTGCCGCCGGCGATGACGGCCGGGTGAGACCGTTCGAGGGCGGCACGCGGCTCTTCATCACGCCCGGCTATCGCTTCAAGGCAATCGACCGGCTGATGACCAATTTCCACTTGCCGCGCTCGACCCTGTTCATGCTGGTTGCGGCTTTTGCCGGGCTCGAGCGGATGCAGGCCGCCTACGTCCATGCGCGCGAGACCGGCTATCGCTTCTATTCCTATGGGGACGCGAGCCTGCTCGACCCGGAGACCAGACCATGA
- a CDS encoding DUF1579 domain-containing protein, translating to MSQATTAAGGIHDFDFFAGDWAVHHRQLRNRLAGDTEWFEFDGRIGMRKILGGLGNFDETEIRSPRGIYNGATLRLFDPETSNWSIYWLDSRRLGIDTPMIGRFENGIGTFYADELFEGRPIRVRFIWTPISTTACRWEQAFSADGGASWETNWIMDFTRG from the coding sequence ATGTCGCAAGCCACAACCGCCGCCGGCGGCATCCATGATTTCGACTTCTTCGCCGGCGATTGGGCGGTCCATCACCGCCAACTGCGCAACCGCCTGGCCGGCGATACGGAATGGTTCGAGTTCGACGGCCGGATCGGCATGCGCAAGATCCTGGGCGGCCTCGGCAATTTCGACGAGACGGAGATTCGCTCGCCGCGCGGCATCTACAACGGCGCGACGCTGCGCCTGTTCGATCCCGAGACGAGCAATTGGTCGATTTACTGGCTCGACAGCCGCCGCCTCGGCATCGACACCCCGATGATCGGGCGGTTCGAGAACGGCATCGGCACGTTCTATGCCGATGAACTGTTCGAGGGCCGGCCGATCCGCGTGCGCTTCATCTGGACGCCGATCTCGACGACGGCGTGCCGCTGGGAACAGGCCTTCTCGGCGGATGGCGGCGCCAGTTGGGAGACCAACTGGATCATGGATTTCACCCGCGGCTGA
- a CDS encoding MarR family winged helix-turn-helix transcriptional regulator: MSNDLASSATDLKPAHVPFQTTLLVRDTCLCLHVQRAARALARRFDEALRPLGLTNGQFSLMMSLNRPAPPGIGSVAALLAMDRTTLTAALKPLERRGLIVVTADPADRRSRLMTLTDAGQALLARAVPIWQQTHADVDAQLPDGAPDRLRRDLKALA; the protein is encoded by the coding sequence ATGTCAAACGACCTCGCCTCGAGCGCGACCGACCTTAAACCGGCGCACGTTCCGTTTCAGACCACGCTCCTGGTGCGCGACACCTGCCTCTGCCTGCATGTCCAGCGCGCCGCCCGCGCGCTGGCGCGCCGCTTCGACGAGGCGCTTCGCCCGCTCGGCCTCACGAACGGCCAGTTCTCGCTCATGATGTCGCTGAACCGGCCGGCGCCGCCCGGCATAGGATCGGTCGCAGCCTTGCTCGCCATGGACCGCACGACCTTGACTGCGGCACTGAAGCCGCTCGAACGGCGCGGCCTCATTGTCGTAACCGCCGATCCCGCCGATCGGCGCAGCCGGCTCATGACGCTCACTGACGCCGGCCAGGCCCTGCTCGCCCGCGCCGTGCCGATCTGGCAGCAGACCCACGCGGACGTAGACGCGCAATTGCCCGACGGCGCCCCCGACCGTCTCAGGCGCGATCTCAAAGCGCTCGCTTAG
- a CDS encoding DUF899 domain-containing protein, with amino-acid sequence MQDHPVVSREEWLAARRALLVHEKEETRLRDKVNAERLALPWVKVEKSYVFDTAQGRRTLAELFAGRSQLIVYHFMLGPGWKAGCPGCSFLADHLGGALPHLEHHDVTLTAVSRAPLAEIEAYKRRMGWRFPWVSAFENDFNFDYHVSFTTDELARGEVFYNFTMTPSDRAHNELPGLSAFVRNAAGEVFHTYSSYARGPEELIGTLMILDRAPLGRNETTIMDWVRRHDEYEAVPQATSCCAS; translated from the coding sequence ATGCAGGATCATCCGGTCGTATCGCGGGAGGAATGGCTGGCGGCGCGCCGGGCGCTGCTCGTGCACGAGAAGGAGGAAACCCGGCTGCGCGACAAGGTCAATGCGGAGCGTCTGGCGCTGCCCTGGGTCAAGGTGGAAAAGAGCTATGTCTTCGACACGGCCCAAGGCAGGCGGACGCTGGCGGAGTTGTTCGCCGGGCGCAGCCAGCTCATCGTTTATCATTTCATGCTGGGGCCAGGCTGGAAGGCGGGCTGCCCCGGCTGCTCGTTCCTCGCCGATCATCTGGGCGGTGCCTTGCCGCATCTCGAGCATCACGACGTGACGCTGACCGCCGTCTCACGCGCGCCCCTGGCGGAGATCGAGGCTTACAAGCGGCGCATGGGCTGGCGCTTCCCGTGGGTTTCGGCGTTCGAAAACGACTTCAATTTCGACTATCATGTGTCGTTCACCACGGACGAGCTGGCTCGGGGCGAGGTGTTCTACAACTTCACCATGACCCCCTCGGACCGCGCCCATAACGAATTGCCCGGCCTCAGCGCCTTTGTGCGCAACGCGGCCGGTGAGGTTTTCCACACCTACTCGAGCTACGCGCGTGGTCCGGAAGAGCTCATCGGCACCTTGATGATTCTCGATCGCGCGCCCCTGGGCCGCAACGAGACGACGATCATGGATTGGGTTCGCCGCCATGACGAATACGAGGCTGTGCCGCAGGCGACGTCCTGCTGCGCGTCATAA
- a CDS encoding VOC family protein gives MTELKGKFIWYELGTTDTAAAEAFYKKVVGWGAQDSGVKDEAAPDKTYTIWSAGEVPIGGLMALPAEACAAGARPGWIGYIGVKDVDGFAEQVKRAGGAVVFGPADIPTVGRFAIVTDPQGARFTLFKGLSDQEMPTLPPGTPGTTGWHELVTSNWQGAFDFYSGLFGWVKGEGMDMGAMGTYQIFHIGDMPAGGMMTMADRPPSWGFYVNTDAIDAAAARVRDGGGQVVNGPMEVPGGSWIINCIDPQGAAFALVAPKR, from the coding sequence ATGACTGAACTCAAAGGCAAGTTCATCTGGTACGAGCTGGGCACGACCGACACGGCCGCCGCCGAGGCCTTCTACAAGAAGGTCGTCGGCTGGGGCGCCCAGGATTCCGGTGTCAAGGACGAGGCCGCGCCGGACAAGACCTACACGATCTGGAGCGCCGGCGAGGTGCCGATCGGCGGCCTGATGGCGCTGCCGGCCGAGGCCTGCGCCGCGGGTGCCCGGCCCGGCTGGATCGGCTATATCGGCGTCAAGGACGTGGACGGTTTCGCCGAGCAGGTGAAGCGGGCCGGCGGTGCGGTCGTATTCGGTCCGGCGGATATTCCGACCGTCGGGCGCTTCGCCATCGTGACCGATCCGCAGGGCGCACGGTTCACCCTGTTCAAGGGCCTCTCCGACCAGGAGATGCCGACCCTTCCGCCGGGCACGCCGGGCACCACCGGCTGGCACGAGCTCGTGACCTCCAATTGGCAGGGCGCCTTCGATTTCTATTCCGGCCTGTTCGGTTGGGTGAAGGGCGAGGGCATGGATATGGGGGCCATGGGCACCTATCAGATCTTCCACATCGGCGACATGCCGGCGGGCGGCATGATGACCATGGCCGACCGGCCGCCGTCCTGGGGCTTCTATGTCAACACCGACGCGATCGATGCCGCGGCGGCACGGGTCAGGGACGGCGGCGGGCAGGTCGTCAATGGCCCGATGGAGGTGCCGGGCGGCAGCTGGATCATCAACTGCATCGATCCGCAGGGTGCCGCCTTCGCGCTCGTCGCGCCGAAGCGGTAA